The genomic DNA ATCCAAGGTGCTATTGGTGCTACTAGGTCGGGTGGTGTTTTGGTTGCTCTCAGTGGTGACATCGAAGGTGCCACTGGTGGTACTAGGTCGGATCGTGGCTTGGCTCTCAGTGGTTGTGTCACCAGATGTGCTTGTATTGAGGTCTGGATAGAAAAAATTATCAAGCGCAAAGTTAAGTGATTCACATAATAAATTGATAAACGCGTTTGTTTGTCCGTGTTAAGGTTGATCACTGGACCAAGAATTAGTCGTACATAGTAGCATCTGAAACAGCTACTTACATAGCATGGATTAAAAATAGTGATTTAGACTTCTGATGGGAAACATCTACATCATTGTGCAAGTTAACCAAATGTGTCTATCTCACCTTCACCGCTCAAGTTGCTCAGGACGCTTCTGCTCTCCAGCTTGGTGACGATGTCCTCCTTGACACCAGTCAGCTGaaacacacattcgtacttgccctccaTGTCGCCCGCCACCTTCAGGTCCAccgacatctggaaggttccgtcCTGGTTTTCGAGCATTTCTGTTTGCTCCACTCCCTCAAGGAGCTTctcgccgtctttcctccaaaacatGACGGCTTTGTCGTCGGGGTAGAAACCTGTTGCGTTGCAGCTGACTGGAGAAGACGGTGTCTTCTGGTTTAGAGACACCATTGGAAGGTCTGCACAGGAAGTGAGGCCACATATGAACAGATGACAATATGGAGAGAAAGTGTGGGAGgaaaaaagatggaaaaaaagagagagaatgaAAAGAGTATAGTTTGTAATGCTAGTAATGTTCTCATAGGGAACAAGCTAACATGGTTACAAATGTGAAAGTGAAAGGTATGGTTCCACCTGTTCTCAATAGGACAGCCAAGTACTTCTTCAAGTCAGAAGGACAATTCTCAATGTGGTCCTTGAAGTACTCTGGTGGAGCTCTGTCGCCATCCCAGATCAGTTTGGGGGGATCTGCTTGTTCTTTTGCTGCGGTCCATCTCCATGGATTCCTTGCCACATAGTCATCTCCTCCATCAAACCTATCCCAATACCAACCTGTGATCTCATCAGTGTCTTCATCCCATTGGCATCCTGAACCCCACATACCTAAGTAAGTATCTAAGAGAGTAACACAAAGTATTTATGTGAAACTAGGTTCACTTTACTGACTTCAGTTCTTAGGAGTCACTCACTGAAGAATATCTGGGTACTCGAGTCACTCTTCTCAAACAAGTTTCTCCTTAAGACTTGAGTGTTGCTAAAGAACTCAGGAGTCGAGAGTAAAACTCTAGTCCTTTAATTGGTGAGTCATAGGGACTTACTGAATGAGCGAATTGTTCGTTTTGTAGAGCTTACGATGCAGCTCGGGCAGGAAGGAAAAAAATAGATCTGATTTGAGACAAGCGCCAGATCTGTAGCTTTGCACAACTTTTTACTTGGTTCCCTTTTTTAATTTAGCTAGCGGTAGCAGGTTTAAGTAAGTGAACGAGTTGACTGAGACGAGTACCCAAGAGTCCAGATTCAGTAAAAATaatctctcctctctctctctctctctctctctctctaatacacaattcttgtatttttttaaagttcattCTGGAATGGAAAGAGACAACATATCTGTGATATCTTAGAAGTAAATATATCTTAAAGagcacattaaacatattttactgtcaaaagttcaacataaacaaaccttCAGGGCTGGTGTAATACTTCATGTGAGGTTCATACATGTTTCTGCAGAACTGCTCAACAGCAACACTGGTCTCTGTCGCTCTCTGCCAGTACTGTGGATCCTCTGCTGTGATCTTCTTCATCCAGTTCTGTTGGGGTAGGACGTTCCTGTTGGTGCTGTTATATTGCCAAATAACATCTGCATCCAGATGGCACCATTCATTGTACTTTGTGATGTATGAATCTTCAGATTCTATATCTTGGAAATACGACAGGTCGTGAATCactgaaagaaaaaaacaaacaaacaagatgacaaaaaaaaaatcataaacaaTCTTTTAGAAAGCGCAAATCAAATTGTGTTCttgatcaaaaataaatgtttatgtttTCATCCTCATTTTATTAATTACGTATTAACAGTTGCTCGGAAAACACCTTTCAACACTCATTAGACATTTTAACAACAACTTTGCATATTTTAATAACTTGCTATAAACCAAGAAACCTGCTGAAAACATTTGTATTCTTATTATAATTGTATGCACTTCTCCCCAGTCCTTTGCTGTTCTACTGGGTCATCTCCATCATGTCTCAGCTACctcgaccatgaattgattaacgtggaccccgacttaaacaagttgaaaaacgtattcgggtgttaccatttagtggtcatatgtactgtactgtgcaatctactaatacaagtttcaatcaatcctgCAGCTTAGAGACGCAACACTTTTCACAAAATGTGAGCTGTTCCAAGGATGTTATCATGagacaaatcacatgataaaataatttctCGTTCGTGTAGCCTATAGACATACCttagtaaaatgtctcctctttagttttgggcgtacatgaggctgctaagcatgctctacttattctCACCAGTAAAACCATTgctagtgttggttgtagttggttttagtcttagttttctgatagtactgacaataactttATGGTTGCTATCTGTTGTGATAATGTATGCAGGCATGATATACATCCTGAACATGTCTGTGTAAAATATGTtgtttagagatttgttattgacaaaacgcttgtctatttagcatttatggtcccagcacctcaacccttagtaagaggcagtggaagttgggAGTTCCTTGGAGTGGCCCAGTCCATTGagttggattcggctgcgtatctgggaACCTCTGTCAGGGAgagagggaggggactacagaattttgatcaTGATTGCAGTAccttttctggccacattattacatatggctcctttaacagtgaataataacTATTTTGTGTTTACTCTTACATTTTACTATCATTTGTttacaaatatttcacttttatgTCACATTTCTGGTATTGTGGGTTAAATAAAATGAAGTACTTGGGGATAggtcgattggcaacactaaatagtccctagtgtgtgcatgtgagtgtaaatgttgtctgtctgtgttggccctgcagtaAGGTGGCGACTTCCGCCCCAGTGCagctgctgggataggctccagcccgccCCCTTGCTGACAGGGCAGCACAGTGTGACAGTGGTTAGCGCTTATGCCTCACAGGGAGAAGATGTTGGGTTTGAATCCCGGGCTCTTTATGTTTTCAGTTGgcatgttctcccccgtgactgtgtgggttctctcctcctcccaacctccaaagacatgcacctggggataggctgattggcaacattaaaattGGCCCTCACTTATTTTACAGTGAATCCCTGGCAAACACACCGGCCACTATTGTACCGTAAATTCTATAGTTTTGTTGTAAACAGGTTAACGATACATCAACtttttttcatagtaatttaCTGTAAGCAAAAAAACTTAACTGTTAACTTATCGGATTCAACGTCAACATACTGTCATGTCCTACACATTGTGACTGTATTTTTCAAGGTGACCTCCTGGCAACCACTGCTGCCGGTATTTCACCGTGGATTGTgcagagtcttttttttttttattgtcatttaggTTATCTACTCTTTCTTGGTTTGCAGGAATCCACTGCTGTGATAAACTATTTAGGGTGTTTCACTGTTGCTATTTAACAATTACTTGCCGATGGTCATTTTTTACTTTGTGGGTGTCGTCTCTCCTGACTTGTTTCAGTTTCCGTACTCCCACCTTGTCtcatcaacacccccccccccccacccccaccccgccCCCACTCCCCATCCTCCAGCACCCTGACTCGCCTTCTCTGCAgcagcaaaaaaacaacacaaatgtaaaTTCATAAGAGCATTTTTTAACAAGCTTGATAACAACTTGTTAGTAAGCTTAAAAGGCTCCAGACCTTAACTCCCTCTTTCTTATCTCCTATTCCTGCCACCCTGTCGCTGTTTCATTATTACGGGACTTCAACAGTAGTCATGCAATAATGTTTCAATTGGTTTTGAATTTTTGTTTTCCGGGCCCCCAAAACTGGCATGCAGCTCATTTATCCTGGGGCACGTACCCTTGTTAAAGGGGTCTGGTGAGGGCTATGGCTAATACAATAACCAGCATCTTAATACAGCCCAGCTGGAGCTCCTCCCTCACCATCGTTAGCCACCCTTCTGTGACTCCATCTATCCATACTTTTTAATTCATGACATGTCAAAAGACAGTGAAGAGCAGATTTATGACAAGATACCAGACAAGCGCTTTGGTGGATGAAACACCGACAGCAACAAAGACTGTTTTTGAGCTCTGTTTCATATCAACATATattaaaaagcaattaaaaacagtgcaatacattttcataccaTGGTCACGACTACCTAGTTTCtcctgttatattcttatttttactgttgtatattttttcttatttttgctttttatttttattgttattgttatattttctattttatttccatttatacccgcattatttactttttactttttaaattcgatctcaattctgtacactgctgctggaattttaattttcctgagggaactcctgaagaaatcaataaaatactatctatctatttaatATACTTTATTTATGTGGTTAATATAAATCCACACTCATTTATATTATGTTGGCATTAAAAAGTGTTGAAGTAACATTTTATAACGGAGTGAAAGTCACAGACATTGTGTAGCTAGATAACTTATTCAATGACGAAGGAAAGACAAgaaaaaagtgttgacaaaaataataatgagatAAAGTAAGACtacaattaccatgaattgatttaagtagaccccgacttaaacaagttgaaaaacttattggggtattaccatttagtggtcaattgtacggaatatgtactgtactgtgcaatctactaatacaagtctcaatcaatcaataaaaatacaacaacagaagaataaagaataaaaataatacaacaatatgGAACAACTTCAGTCCACTTAAGATGTTACAAAGaagttgtaaataaaaacaactcACCGGGAGACACGCTCTGCATTTGTACGGCCAGAAGGACGAAAAACAACAAATTCATGATGTCGGTGCAACTTTAAAAGATATTACTCTTTTACAAAAGCAAAATGAAGCTGTCGTCTTCTTCCAGGTCCTCTGAATGACTCGGATCCACTCGGGCGATGGAGGTCACACCTTTGcaggctcctcctcctcctgcggcCCGCCACCAGCGTGATGATGTCGCTCGGCGCCACGACGGTGTCACGTGTTCGCACCTTCACCCTGACGTCATCACGCCAAGGTACCTGCCGTCCAGGACGCCTTATTTGTTTAACATGAATACATGTTAAGAAGAAAAAAGACTtgtgaaaaaactgaaaatattcatatttttgtaaatACTGCATATTAAATATTTGGAAAAAGTAATTAGTGAAGTAaacagtaataatacagtactgaCATTGGACATTATTATACCATAATtaatttatatattataatatatccaATATATGGTATTATTACAACAATATTACTAGTAATAACAATGTTAACAAAGAATAATAATATGTATTTCTATTATGACCATTACTATCATCTCAAATGTATTAATAACAATACCATCCATCCGTCTTCCTccacttatccgaagtcgggtcgcgggggcagcagcccaagcagagaagcccagacttccctctccccagctacttcttccagctctaaccgaggcgttcccagttcagctgggagacatagtctgtccaccgtgtcctgggtcttccccgtggtctcctaccattatgataaagaataataatattgtacctttattatcatcattactaCCAACTTATAGAGAGAAATACACGTATTAATTAAAAAGTACATTATAGAGAAAGAAGGAGCAAAGACTGaagaaaaatgtataaaagtATAAAGTGTTATGATAGCCTATGTtatcatatatgtgtgtaatatgtagactatattgccaaaagtatttggccacccatccaaatgatcagaatcaggtgtcctaatcacttggcccggccacaggtgtataaaatccagcacttagtaatggagactgtttctacaaacatttgtgaaagaatgggccgctttcagtgatttccagcgcggaactgtcataggatgccacctgtgcaacaaatccagtcgtgaaattttctCGCTCCTaaacattccaaagtcaactgtcggctttattataagaaaatggaagagtttgggaacaacagcaactcagccacaaagtggtagagccacggtacatttcggactgcattgtgccgagtgtgaaatttggtggaggaggaattatggtgtggggttgtttttcaggagttgggcttggccccttagttccagtgaaaggaactttgaatgctccaggataccaaaacattttggacaattccatgctcccaaactggtgggaacagtttggagcgggccccttcctcttccaacatgactgtgcatcagtgcacaaagcaaggtccataaagacatggatgacagagtctggtgtggatgaacttgactggcctgcacagagtcctgacctgaacccgatagaacacctttaggat from Nerophis lumbriciformis linkage group LG16, RoL_Nlum_v2.1, whole genome shotgun sequence includes the following:
- the LOC133617200 gene encoding uncharacterized protein — its product is MNLLFFVLLAVQMQSVSPVIHDLSYFQDIESEDSYITKYNEWCHLDADVIWQYNSTNRNVLPQQNWMKKITAEDPQYWQRATETSVAVEQFCRNMYEPHMKYYTSPEDTYLGMWGSGCQWDEDTDEITGWYWDRFDGGDDYVARNPWRWTAAKEQADPPKLIWDGDRAPPEYFKDHIENCPSDLKKYLAVLLRTDLPMVSLNQKTPSSPVSCNATGFYPDDKAVMFWRKDGEKLLEGVEQTEMLENQDGTFQMSVDLKVAGDMEGKYECVFQLTGVKEDIVTKLESRSVLSNLSGEDLNTSTSGDTTTESQATIRPSTTSGTFDVTTESNQNTTRPSSTNSTLDVTTESNQNTTRRSTTNSTLDVTTKSNQNTTRPSSTNSTLDVTTESNQNTTRPSSTNSTLDVTTESNQNTTRPSTTNSTLDVTTESNQNTTRPSTTNSTLDVTTESNQNTTRPSTTNSTFDVTTESYQNTTRPSTTNSTFDVTTESNQNTTRPSTTNSTFDVTTESNQNTTRPSTTNSTLDVTTESNQNTTRPSTTNSTLDVTTESNQNTTRPSSTNSTFDVTAESNQNTTRPSTTNSTLDSTTDINQNTTKPIPELTKSKDHLEDKVCSPDVCIVCVVATTVILTTVVYLSIAIIIVMVKRYRKTHAPDPVVLVSMRMLPE